In Plasmodium relictum strain SGS1 genome assembly, contig: PRELSG_00_v1_6, whole genome shotgun sequence, the sequence AAATATTAGAAAAGTCAATAATATCTCTTATTGAATATAGAAACACTTATACTGAATTGCATGCTGTAGTACGTatactaaaatatatatgtatatatatgtgaatatttttaagttttttttttgttattatctcttaaaaaaaaaaaaaatttaatttaatttttttttttagaaaaagaagaatatgGAGATTACGAACTTGTGATTGATAATAATCatataatgaatatatactaagtggaaaataataaaaactaattttatttcataaattaatgaagaattatgtaaatatattaaaaaaaattatttataaaaataatataaattttgtgtTAAATTATTTAGCATTATTTAAGAATAGCTAATGGTAatttgtaaaaattaattttatagtGAGTAAAACAAGTAAGAATTTCTCTATAAATTCTATTGATCtgattatttaatattttctagGAAATATTGAGCAGTTAATTGGTAAATCAAAAGTATAATTAGAAAGAATGCAAGAAGAAAGAGAAAGAATAGAaagaaaagagaaaaaaagatttagAAGAAGTCAGGATGATAAGGCTAGGTGGATGAGTGATTTCAACATTGAAAGGGATAAACTTCTGGaagaattaagaaaaaatgacAATGATGAAAATTGTAAGAAATTTCTTGACTTTCTTGATTGTCATAGGGAGTATCTAATGGTTTCAAGTCCTAATAATCCATTTGGAAGTAATTCTACGTTTACTGGGGATCAAATAAAactaaatgaaattaaaaaattatcaaatatTACCAATTGCTATGATTCTTATAAAAACAATGGGActaatataataatgaaatggGAACAAAAATTTCAACAAGGAAAACGTAAAGAAACGATGAAATTTTCTAGAAGAAATCCAAAATGTGAAAGTTTATATTTATGGTTTATTAGTAGGAAAAtagatttttataatattgttAAAAGTATGCCTTTAAATTACTCAGAATTTTGGGATCATATGAAAGATGAAAAGCTATACGAAGGAGGTGGTCAAATAAgtgataaaattaaaagatgtGTTACTTCTCATTTTAATACTAcagaatataataatataggtAATTGGATGTATACATTTGGCTCTGAAAGGGAAATTCATAAtataaaacttaagagaggCTTAATTAATATTACAGAATATGATAATTGGTTGAatgaaaaggaaaagaaTTTTACTAATTCACAAACATGGAATGTAACAGATCTTAAACCCTTTACTGATCATTGGAAAAGTTTGAGAAATGAAACAGAAGAATATAGAAATAGTATTATTGCCAATCATAATTGTTCACTAATaactaatttaaataaagctATAATTACAACACAAGTTACTACTGATACCTTACCCTCTACAGGATTTTCATCTGTTTTAAATAATGCAGTtactttaaataattcaCCTACTTCAGCTACATCAGTTACTATAACTAATACAAGTACTTTATCATTACAAAATACTACGGATTCTGTTAATATTTCATCTACTTCACCCCCTTTATCATTAGACACATTAACTATTATGCCGCATTTTCCTATAACTATGAATTCTTCAGCTATAACAGGAAACAGTAGTAAAAGTGCATTAACTCCCCCAGTAACTAACAATAGTGTTGTATCAACTAACTCCTTTCATATGCAATATGATATTATAAATCAAAGTACACCTAAATATAATACAAGCAGTACAATGAATACAAATATTTCAATTACATCCATTGCAAAAGCTCCCACAATAATTCCATCTCGCAATATAGTCCACGATAAATATCCAGGAAATATATTAGTATTATTTTGTACTTCATTTGGTACAATACTTTTTGgagtatttatttttctctttctatataaagtaaaaaaaaattatcatttaacATTGTAAATACTTCAATGTTTATTTAA encodes:
- a CDS encoding surface-associated interspersed protein (SURFIN); amino-acid sequence: MQEERERIERKEKKRFRRSQDDKARWMSDFNIERDKLLEELRKNDNDENCKKFLDFLDCHREYLMVSSPNNPFGSNSTFTGDQIKLNEIKKLSNITNCYDSYKNNGTNIIMKWEQKFQQGKRKETMKFSRRNPKCESLYLWFISRKIDFYNIVKSMPLNYSEFWDHMKDEKLYEGGGQISDKIKRCVTSHFNTTEYNNIGNWMYTFGSEREIHNIKLKRGLINITEYDNWLNEKEKNFTNSQTWNVTDLKPFTDHWKSLRNETEEYRNSIIANHNCSLITNLNKAIITTQVTTDTLPSTGFSSVLNNAVTLNNSPTSATSVTITNTSTLSLQNTTDSVNISSTSPPLSLDTLTIMPHFPITMNSSAITGNSSKSALTPPVTNNSVVSTNSFHMQYDIINQSTPKYNTSSTMNTNISITSIAKAPTIIPSRNIVHDKYPGNILVLFCTSFGTILFGCTPIGSWIGRYKSKKRKKMKKIESQNTSTSIYPKRKSTKKTKHLASSYWTQSPSYEVTFENEKNVKEIKKYKEMELEGIRNDFVVKTEKNQIEEEENKEQYIKDKEKKKTDMKMEILIHRNENNNIESDASIKREMHKKKIFIEIYMTVLDECQREEWELYKEDFLKICLEEWKNDNTLYEDIILEENKVKNTEQGISSISFEGQKFLWNKYMKNNKKMLEKWKRDKWFKNLKKEWEKEQRDCRQITDGLELMEIEKGKKNMVEKQKIIWKHWLIKQRKWFMECNKEKWFNELLEEYEMEKGKYMKELPKENNEIMKNKKKKLIKKLWIEIHMMILEECKKEEWERNKEEFIKTSM